One genomic region from Nocardia vinacea encodes:
- a CDS encoding nuclear transport factor 2 family protein, whose translation MKSDSKVLDADRARRAAMVGADIGVLEQLLADDLVLVHASARVDTKETLLSAIKSGAVNYLSIDTSDESCRYLGDNVAVLSGVSAVSAEVDGSVLALTNRFVIAWHRTEKGWQAVHWQSTGLRQKPR comes from the coding sequence ATGAAGAGCGATTCGAAGGTGTTGGACGCCGATCGAGCCCGGCGGGCGGCCATGGTCGGGGCAGACATCGGCGTGTTGGAACAGTTGCTGGCCGACGATCTCGTATTGGTCCATGCCTCGGCGCGCGTGGATACCAAGGAGACATTGCTGTCTGCGATCAAATCGGGAGCGGTGAACTACCTGTCGATCGATACCAGTGACGAGAGCTGCCGATACCTCGGAGACAACGTTGCTGTCCTGAGCGGTGTCTCCGCCGTGTCGGCCGAGGTCGACGGTTCGGTCCTGGCCCTTACCAACCGGTTCGTCATCGCATGGCATCGAACCGAAAAGGGTTGGCAGGCTGTGCATTGGCAGTCGACCGGTTTGCGCCAAAAACCGCGGTAG